A single genomic interval of Sander lucioperca isolate FBNREF2018 chromosome 9, SLUC_FBN_1.2, whole genome shotgun sequence harbors:
- the LOC116064085 gene encoding uncharacterized protein LOC116064085 isoform X1, giving the protein MRSFTLISALLLCSLSWISVSASESHTVEVQSGGDVTLMCSNISTVPTQTEWFRVINRTKPSCVSSMYGSDSKPSFCDGFQNRFEMSSNISTVFLKIKRVDLSDSGLYFCGFYMGKHTVIASATHLKVQGNSESDFGVDLKPEKESDGMTNFLIVILGVLTVFLTIVVIVLAVIIKKLQTAVIEEQQPERNKDLGSDELNYAALNFQAKPKRSRRPASERELEPHVVYAATR; this is encoded by the exons ATGAGGAGCTTCACCTTAATATCAGCTTTACTTCTCTGCAGCCTCA GCTGGATCTCTGTCTCAGCTTCTGAGTCTCACACTGTGGAGGTCCAGTCTGGTGGAGACGTCACTCTGATGTGCTCCAacatttccactgttccaactcAGACAGAATGGTTCAGAGTGATCAACAGAACCAAGCCCAGCTGTGTCTCCTCTATGTACGGGTCTGATAGCAAACCTTCCTTCTGTGATGGATTTCAAAATAGATTTGAGATGAGCTCCAACATCTCTACTGTCTTTCTTAAAATCAAGAGAGTGGATTTATCTGACTCTGGACTGTATTTCTGTGGATTTTACATGGGCAAACATACAGTGATCGCCAGTGCAACACATTTAAAAGTTCAAG gtAACAGTGAATCTGATTTTGGAGTGGATTTAAAGCCTGAAA AGGAGTCTGATGGAATGACAAACTTCTTGATTGTGATCCTGGGTGTTCTGACTGTTTTCCTCACTATAGTCGTCATTGTTCTGGCTGTTATAATCAAGAAACTTCAGACAG CTGTGATTGAAGAACAGCAGCCAGAAAGAAACAAG GATCTGGGCTCAGATGAACTGAACTACGCAGCTCTAAATTTCCAGGCGAAACCCAAAAGAAGCCGCAGGCCTGCATCAGAGAGAGAGCTGGAGCCACATGTTGTGTATGCTGCCACCAGGTAG
- the LOC116064085 gene encoding uncharacterized protein LOC116064085 isoform X3 — translation MRSFTLISALLLCSLSWISVSASESHTVEVQSGGDVTLMCSNISTVPTQTEWFRVINRTKPSCVSSMYGSDSKPSFCDGFQNRFEMSSNISTVFLKIKRVDLSDSGLYFCGFYMGKHTVIASATHLKVQGNSESDFGVDLKPEKESDGMTNFLIVILGVLTVFLTIVVIVLAVIIKKLQTAVNEELQPERNKDLGSDELNYAALNFQAQPKRGSRPASEREMEPHVVYAATR, via the exons ATGAGGAGCTTCACCTTAATATCAGCTTTACTTCTCTGCAGCCTCA GCTGGATCTCTGTCTCAGCTTCTGAGTCTCACACTGTGGAGGTCCAGTCTGGTGGAGACGTCACTCTGATGTGCTCCAacatttccactgttccaactcAGACAGAATGGTTCAGAGTGATCAACAGAACCAAGCCCAGCTGTGTCTCCTCTATGTACGGGTCTGATAGCAAACCTTCCTTCTGTGATGGATTTCAAAATAGATTTGAGATGAGCTCCAACATCTCTACTGTCTTTCTTAAAATCAAGAGAGTGGATTTATCTGACTCTGGACTGTATTTCTGTGGATTTTACATGGGCAAACATACAGTGATCGCCAGTGCAACACATTTAAAAGTTCAAG gtAACAGTGAATCTGATTTTGGAGTGGATTTAAAGCCTGAAA AGGAGTCTGATGGAATGACAAACTTCTTGATTGTGATCCTGGGTGTTCTGACTGTTTTCCTCACTATAGTCGTCATTGTTCTGGCTGTTATAATCAAGAAACTTCAGACAG ctGTGAATGAAGAACTGCAGCCAGAAAGAAACAAG GATCTGGGCTCAGATGAACTGAACTACGCAGCTCTAAATTTCCAGGCGCAACCTAAAAGAGGCAGCAGGCctgcatcagagagagagatggagccaCATGTTGTGTATGCTGCCACCAGATAG
- the LOC116064085 gene encoding uncharacterized protein LOC116064085 isoform X4: protein MRSFTLISALLLCSLSWISVSASESHTVEVQSGGDVTLMCSNISTVPTQTEWFRVINRTKPSCVSSMYGSDSKPSFCDGFQNRFEMSSNISTVFLKIKRVDLSDSGLYFCGFYMGKHTVIASATHLKVQEESDGMTNFLIVILGVLTVFLTIVVIVLAVIIKKLQTAVIEEQQPERNKDLGSDELNYAALNFQAKPKRSRRPASERELEPHVVYAATR from the exons ATGAGGAGCTTCACCTTAATATCAGCTTTACTTCTCTGCAGCCTCA GCTGGATCTCTGTCTCAGCTTCTGAGTCTCACACTGTGGAGGTCCAGTCTGGTGGAGACGTCACTCTGATGTGCTCCAacatttccactgttccaactcAGACAGAATGGTTCAGAGTGATCAACAGAACCAAGCCCAGCTGTGTCTCCTCTATGTACGGGTCTGATAGCAAACCTTCCTTCTGTGATGGATTTCAAAATAGATTTGAGATGAGCTCCAACATCTCTACTGTCTTTCTTAAAATCAAGAGAGTGGATTTATCTGACTCTGGACTGTATTTCTGTGGATTTTACATGGGCAAACATACAGTGATCGCCAGTGCAACACATTTAAAAGTTCAAG AGGAGTCTGATGGAATGACAAACTTCTTGATTGTGATCCTGGGTGTTCTGACTGTTTTCCTCACTATAGTCGTCATTGTTCTGGCTGTTATAATCAAGAAACTTCAGACAG CTGTGATTGAAGAACAGCAGCCAGAAAGAAACAAG GATCTGGGCTCAGATGAACTGAACTACGCAGCTCTAAATTTCCAGGCGAAACCCAAAAGAAGCCGCAGGCCTGCATCAGAGAGAGAGCTGGAGCCACATGTTGTGTATGCTGCCACCAGGTAG
- the LOC116064085 gene encoding uncharacterized protein LOC116064085 isoform X2 translates to MRSFTLISALLLCSLSWISVSASESHTVEVQSGGDVTLMCSNISTVPTQTEWFRVINRTKPSCVSSMYGSDSKPSFCDGFQNRFEMSSNISTVFLKIKRVDLSDSGLYFCGFYMGKHTVIASATHLKVQGNSESDFGVDLKPEKESDGMTNFLIVILGVLTVFLTIVVIVLAVIIKKLQTAVNEELQPERNKDLGSDDLNYAALNFQVKPKRSSRPASERELEPHVVYAATR, encoded by the exons ATGAGGAGCTTCACCTTAATATCAGCTTTACTTCTCTGCAGCCTCA GCTGGATCTCTGTCTCAGCTTCTGAGTCTCACACTGTGGAGGTCCAGTCTGGTGGAGACGTCACTCTGATGTGCTCCAacatttccactgttccaactcAGACAGAATGGTTCAGAGTGATCAACAGAACCAAGCCCAGCTGTGTCTCCTCTATGTACGGGTCTGATAGCAAACCTTCCTTCTGTGATGGATTTCAAAATAGATTTGAGATGAGCTCCAACATCTCTACTGTCTTTCTTAAAATCAAGAGAGTGGATTTATCTGACTCTGGACTGTATTTCTGTGGATTTTACATGGGCAAACATACAGTGATCGCCAGTGCAACACATTTAAAAGTTCAAG gtAACAGTGAATCTGATTTTGGAGTGGATTTAAAGCCTGAAA AGGAGTCTGATGGAATGACAAACTTCTTGATTGTGATCCTGGGTGTTCTGACTGTTTTCCTCACTATAGTCGTCATTGTTCTGGCTGTTATAATCAAGAAACTTCAGACAG ctGTGAATGAAGAACTGCAGCCAGAAAGAAACAAG GATCTGGGCTCAGATGACCTGAACTACGCAGCTCTAAATTTCCAGGTGAAACCCAAAAGAAGCAGCAGGCCTGCATCAGAGAGAGAGCTGGAGCCACATGTTGTGTATGCTGCCACCAGATAG